One Rhododendron vialii isolate Sample 1 chromosome 2a, ASM3025357v1 genomic region harbors:
- the LOC131316262 gene encoding putative late blight resistance protein homolog R1B-8 isoform X2, whose protein sequence is MGKLHDIGEGGRLEIISIVGAAGGGKTTLAREVYDHPLMSHTFEIRAWVNVSQDYDKTMKRNLLIRILESASSKKHGDYEKSSEDKLGEETHKCLKGKKYLIVMDDIWGIEAWNDIQRSLPKECNGSKVLFTSRLLVEPNSIHCIPHYLALLPKSCSWKLLQKKVFRKKCCPPELVGVGEQIAEKCEGLPLAIVAIAGILAVEDKTLDVWEEVSKHLSSIIAKNQDGCMEILELSYNHLPLHLKACFVYIGGFPEDSEILVRELIWLWIAEGFIQKSEGDKSLEAVAKDYLSSLIDRSLVMVARKRSFGGIKVCRIHDLLRELCLKKAEEDNFLVQIYGDDTFPPSTTNKHRRLFIGSQFCHEFSLRPCTQNLRSFLCLSLQNTTHLSFESNLSFFVKNFELLRVLCFIPAECRGKIGRGHLVLLRYLALQLPNDKSDFVSPFSYLFNLETLYLKARSDKKDGQIIPLPRDIFKMVKLRHLYAKRGVFNYHLSCLYPDVAAAIRFESFDSSSKLDSLQTLHSICPCEECRYFLVRTPNLRKLGFYGQLISDDFVLMLPDLEFLKCLETLSFKHCSWITATSVLPVLKFPPTITRLTLNKTCLKWEELSILQTMPSLEVLKLSNWACKGQIWNTSELEGFSQLKYLRLQELEIQEWNASEDQFPRLEVLVVKQCFYLERIPIEFANLNELREIEVRRSCRSVEESARKIQEERRNTRGDDDCINLLASSNIF, encoded by the exons ATGGGAAAGCTTCACGACATTGGAGAGGGTGGACGGCTGGAGATAATATCAATCGTCGGTGCAGCTGGAGGCGGCAAAACCACTTTGGCCAGAGAAGTGTATGATCATCCTTTGATGTCACATACCTTTGAAATTCGTGCATGGGTCAATGTTTCTCAAGATTACGATAAGACTATGAAGAGGAATTTGTTGATTCGTATTTTGGAATCAGCTTCCTCAAAAAAACATGGAGATTACGAGAAGAGTAGTGAGGATAAATTGGGAGAAGAGACGCACAAATGCTTGAAGGGTAAGAAATATCTCATTGTCATGGATGACATATGGGGCATTGAAGCCTGGAATGATATCCAAAGATCACTCCCTAAAGAATGCAATGGCAGTAAAGTGTTGTTCACTAGTCGACTACTTGTTGAACCTAATAGCATCCACTGCATCCCTCATTATTTGGCTCTCTTACCAAAAAGTTGCAGTTGGAAGTTGTTACAAAAGAAG GTATTCAGGAAGAAATGTTGCCCACCGGAGTTGGTTGGCGTTGGTGAGCAAATAGCAGAAAAATGTGAAGGACTACCACTCGCGATTGTCGCAATAGCTGGCATTCTGGCAGTGGAAGACAAGACACTCGACGTGTGGGAGGAAGTTTCCAAACATTTAAGTTCGATCATTGCCAAAAACCAGGACGGCTGCATGGAGATACTAGAACTTAGTTACAATCACCTGCCTCTTCATTTGAAAGCGTGTTTCGTTTATATTGGAGGATTCCCCGAAGATTCTGAAATCCTTGTACGCgagttgatatggttatggatCGCAGAGGGGTTTATTCAGAAAAGTGAAGGGGATAAAAGCTTGGAGGCCGTAGCAAAAGATTATTTAAGCAGTCTTATTGACAGAAGTCTTGTAATGGTAGCTAGGAAAAGGTCCTTTGGAGGAATTAAAGTATGCCGTATCCATGATCTTTTGCGTGAATTATGCTTGAAAAAAGCGGAGGAGGATAATTTCCTTGTGCAAATTTACGGGGATGATACTTTTCCACCTTCTACTACAAATAAGCATCGTCGCCTCTTCATTGGCAGCCAGTTCTGTCATGAGTTTTCCTTAAGGCCTTGTACTCAAAACCTTCGTTCTTTTCTGTGCCTCAGCTTGCAAAACACCACTCATTTATCGTTTGAATCAAATCTGTCATTCTTTGTTAAAAACTTTGAACTTCTCAGGGTGTTGTGTTTTATCCCCGCTGAATGCCGAGGAAAAATAGGAAGAGGACATCTAGTTCTTTTGAGATACTTAGCACTCCAGTTACCAAATGACAAATCGGACTTTGTATCGCCATTTTCCTACCTCTTCAACCTAGAAACCCTTTACCTCAAAGCTCGGTCGGATAAAAAGGATGGGCAAATCATTCCGTTGCCTCGAGatatatttaagatggttaagTTGAGGCATCTGTATGCTAAAAGAGGGGTATTCAATTATCATCTTAGCTGCCTTTATCCTGATGTAGCAGCTGCAATtcgttttgagtcttttgacagTTCGTCCAAGTTGGATAGCCTACAGACCTTGCATTCAATATGTCCTTGTGAGGAGTGCCGATATTTCTTGGTAAGGACTCCCAATCTTAGGAAGCTAGGATTTTATGGACAACTAATATCCGATGATTTTGTTTTGATGCTCCCCGACCTAGAGTTCTTGAAATGCCTTGAGACACTCAGTTTTAAACACTGCAGTTGGATCACGGCAACTAGTGTTCTGCCAGTGCTGAAGTTTCCTCCGACTATTACGCGTCTAACTTTGAATAAGACATGCTTAAAGTGGGAAGAGCTATCAATCCTCCAAACCATGCCGAGCCTTGAGGTTCTCAAATTATCAAACTGGGCCTGCAAGGGACAAATTTGGAACACTAGTGAACTTGAGGGGTTCTCTCAACTCAAGTACTTGAGGTTACAAGAGCTGGAAATCCAAGAATGGAATGCTTCCGAAGATCAATTTCCGAGACTTGAAGTCTTAGTGGTTAAACAATGCTTTTATCTGGAGCGGATCCCGATTGAGTTCGCTAATCTAAACGAACTTCGCGAAATCGAGGTGAGGAGGAGCTGTCGCTCCGTGGAGGAATCGGCCAGGAAGATTCAGGAAGAGCGAAGGAATACAAGAGGAGATGATGATTGCATAAATCTCTTGGCCTCGTCTAATATCTTTTAA
- the LOC131316269 gene encoding probable aldo-keto reductase 2, which translates to MAKVGRITLGSQGLKVSAQGLGCMGMSAHYGPPKPDEEMIKLIHHAVYSGVTLFDTSDIYGPHTNEILLGKALQGEIREKVELATKFGVTADEKMEVRGDPAFVRAACEASLKRLDIDCIDLYYQHRIDTRVPIEIMMGELKKLVEEGKIKYVGLCEASPATIRRAHAVHPITAVQLEWSLWSRDVEEEIVPTCRELGIGIVAYSPLGRGFFSSGLKIVDSISNDDFRKYLPRFQPENLEHNKTMFERVNEMAVKKGCTPGQLALAWVHHQGNDVCPIPGTTKIENFNQNIGALSVKLSPEEMAELESIASADAVKGDRYGGSVPTWMDSDTPPLSSWKAE; encoded by the exons atggctaaAGTTGGAAGAATCACGCTTGGATCACAAGGTCTAAAGGTTTCGGCTCAGGGACTGGGCTGCATGGGCATGTCGGCCCACTACGGCCCTCCGAAGCCCGACGAAGAAATGATCAAACTCATCCACCACGCCGTCTACTCCGGCGTCACTCTCTTCGACACCTCCGACATCTACGGCCCGCACACCAACGAAATCCTCCTCGGCAAG GCGTTGCAGGGTGAGATTAGAGAGAAAGTTGAACTGGCGACCAAGTTTGGGGTCACTGCCGATGAAAAGATGGAGGTGCGTGGCGATCCGGCCTTCGTAAGGGCTGCTTGTGAAGCTAGTCTGAAGCGGCTTGACATTGATTGCATTGATCTTTATTATCAGCATCGGATTGACACTCGTGTCCCCATTGAAATCATG ATGGGAGAACTGAAGAAACTGGTTGAAGAGGGGAAAATTAAGTACGTTGGTCTATGTGAGGCCTCTCCTGCAACAATCAGAAGGGCTCATGCTGTTCACCCCATTACAGCAGTACAGTTGGAATGGTCCTTGTGGTCAAGAGATGTGGAGGAAGAAATAGTTCCCACTTGCCG AGAACTTGGCATTGGGATTGTTGCGTACAGTCCGTTGGGAAGAGGATTCTTTTCATCAGGTCTGAAGATCGTTGACAGTATTTCAAATGATGACTTCCGGAAG TATCTACCGCGGTTCCAACCTGAGAATCTAGAGCATAACAAGACCATGTTTGAACGGGTTAATGAAATGGCAGTGAAGAAGGGGTGCACCCCTGGCCAACTAGCGCTAGCATGGGTTCATCACCAAGGAAACGACGTGTGTCCCATCCCCGGCACCACCAAGATTGAAAACTTCAATCAGAACATCGGAGCGTTGTCAGTGAAACTAAGCCCCGAAGAAATGGCTGAGCTCGAGTCCATTGCCTCAGCCGATGCAGTCAAGGGTGATCGATATGGGGGCTCGGTCCCTACTTGGATGGATTCAGATACTCCACCGTTATCCTCATGGAAAGCCGAATAA
- the LOC131316262 gene encoding putative late blight resistance protein homolog R1B-16 isoform X1, whose translation MGDTAVDFFLETLKQLIMSSEVESIIKEKHQLESLEEETEYMRGFLKVTETKRNEHSTVMNLVRRIKDVVSEAENIIERFVVQAFKANHAPHFLRRHQDHLSLDLESVKKEIKTLTAEVKQIYDNENMYDINGVAGKKLEHSFSKSEGGSSSSGGSNTSKKVEEKVVVGFKEEVETLMGKLHDIGEGGRLEIISIVGAAGGGKTTLAREVYDHPLMSHTFEIRAWVNVSQDYDKTMKRNLLIRILESASSKKHGDYEKSSEDKLGEETHKCLKGKKYLIVMDDIWGIEAWNDIQRSLPKECNGSKVLFTSRLLVEPNSIHCIPHYLALLPKSCSWKLLQKKVFRKKCCPPELVGVGEQIAEKCEGLPLAIVAIAGILAVEDKTLDVWEEVSKHLSSIIAKNQDGCMEILELSYNHLPLHLKACFVYIGGFPEDSEILVRELIWLWIAEGFIQKSEGDKSLEAVAKDYLSSLIDRSLVMVARKRSFGGIKVCRIHDLLRELCLKKAEEDNFLVQIYGDDTFPPSTTNKHRRLFIGSQFCHEFSLRPCTQNLRSFLCLSLQNTTHLSFESNLSFFVKNFELLRVLCFIPAECRGKIGRGHLVLLRYLALQLPNDKSDFVSPFSYLFNLETLYLKARSDKKDGQIIPLPRDIFKMVKLRHLYAKRGVFNYHLSCLYPDVAAAIRFESFDSSSKLDSLQTLHSICPCEECRYFLVRTPNLRKLGFYGQLISDDFVLMLPDLEFLKCLETLSFKHCSWITATSVLPVLKFPPTITRLTLNKTCLKWEELSILQTMPSLEVLKLSNWACKGQIWNTSELEGFSQLKYLRLQELEIQEWNASEDQFPRLEVLVVKQCFYLERIPIEFANLNELREIEVRRSCRSVEESARKIQEERRNTRGDDDCINLLASSNIF comes from the exons ATGGGGGACACTGCTGTTGATTTTTTCCTGGAGACGTTGAAGCAGCTTATAATGAGCTCCGAGGTCGAATCAATCATAAAAGAGAAGCATCAGCTCGAATCTCTTGAGGAGGAGACAGAGTACATGAGAGGATTCCTCAAGGTTACGGAGACGAAACGCAACGAGCATTCAACAGTGATGAATCTGGTGAGGCGGATCAAAGACGTGGTATCTGAGGCAGAGAATATCATAGAACGTTTCGTAGTTCAAGCTTTCAAGGCTAATCATGCCCCTCATTTTCTTCGTCGACATCAGGATCATCTTTCCCTTGACCTTGAAAGTGTAAAAAAGGAGATCAAGACTCTTACGGCTGAGGTAAAGCAGATTTACGACAATGAGAATATGTATGACATTAATGGAGTAGCAGGCAAAAAACTCGAGCACTCTTTTTCCAAAAGTGAAG GAGGTTCAAGTTCTTCAGGAGGGAGCAACACCTCGAAAAAGGTAGAAGAGAAGGTGGTGGTTGGTTTCAAGGAGGAGGTAGAGACATTAATGGGAAAGCTTCACGACATTGGAGAGGGTGGACGGCTGGAGATAATATCAATCGTCGGTGCAGCTGGAGGCGGCAAAACCACTTTGGCCAGAGAAGTGTATGATCATCCTTTGATGTCACATACCTTTGAAATTCGTGCATGGGTCAATGTTTCTCAAGATTACGATAAGACTATGAAGAGGAATTTGTTGATTCGTATTTTGGAATCAGCTTCCTCAAAAAAACATGGAGATTACGAGAAGAGTAGTGAGGATAAATTGGGAGAAGAGACGCACAAATGCTTGAAGGGTAAGAAATATCTCATTGTCATGGATGACATATGGGGCATTGAAGCCTGGAATGATATCCAAAGATCACTCCCTAAAGAATGCAATGGCAGTAAAGTGTTGTTCACTAGTCGACTACTTGTTGAACCTAATAGCATCCACTGCATCCCTCATTATTTGGCTCTCTTACCAAAAAGTTGCAGTTGGAAGTTGTTACAAAAGAAG GTATTCAGGAAGAAATGTTGCCCACCGGAGTTGGTTGGCGTTGGTGAGCAAATAGCAGAAAAATGTGAAGGACTACCACTCGCGATTGTCGCAATAGCTGGCATTCTGGCAGTGGAAGACAAGACACTCGACGTGTGGGAGGAAGTTTCCAAACATTTAAGTTCGATCATTGCCAAAAACCAGGACGGCTGCATGGAGATACTAGAACTTAGTTACAATCACCTGCCTCTTCATTTGAAAGCGTGTTTCGTTTATATTGGAGGATTCCCCGAAGATTCTGAAATCCTTGTACGCgagttgatatggttatggatCGCAGAGGGGTTTATTCAGAAAAGTGAAGGGGATAAAAGCTTGGAGGCCGTAGCAAAAGATTATTTAAGCAGTCTTATTGACAGAAGTCTTGTAATGGTAGCTAGGAAAAGGTCCTTTGGAGGAATTAAAGTATGCCGTATCCATGATCTTTTGCGTGAATTATGCTTGAAAAAAGCGGAGGAGGATAATTTCCTTGTGCAAATTTACGGGGATGATACTTTTCCACCTTCTACTACAAATAAGCATCGTCGCCTCTTCATTGGCAGCCAGTTCTGTCATGAGTTTTCCTTAAGGCCTTGTACTCAAAACCTTCGTTCTTTTCTGTGCCTCAGCTTGCAAAACACCACTCATTTATCGTTTGAATCAAATCTGTCATTCTTTGTTAAAAACTTTGAACTTCTCAGGGTGTTGTGTTTTATCCCCGCTGAATGCCGAGGAAAAATAGGAAGAGGACATCTAGTTCTTTTGAGATACTTAGCACTCCAGTTACCAAATGACAAATCGGACTTTGTATCGCCATTTTCCTACCTCTTCAACCTAGAAACCCTTTACCTCAAAGCTCGGTCGGATAAAAAGGATGGGCAAATCATTCCGTTGCCTCGAGatatatttaagatggttaagTTGAGGCATCTGTATGCTAAAAGAGGGGTATTCAATTATCATCTTAGCTGCCTTTATCCTGATGTAGCAGCTGCAATtcgttttgagtcttttgacagTTCGTCCAAGTTGGATAGCCTACAGACCTTGCATTCAATATGTCCTTGTGAGGAGTGCCGATATTTCTTGGTAAGGACTCCCAATCTTAGGAAGCTAGGATTTTATGGACAACTAATATCCGATGATTTTGTTTTGATGCTCCCCGACCTAGAGTTCTTGAAATGCCTTGAGACACTCAGTTTTAAACACTGCAGTTGGATCACGGCAACTAGTGTTCTGCCAGTGCTGAAGTTTCCTCCGACTATTACGCGTCTAACTTTGAATAAGACATGCTTAAAGTGGGAAGAGCTATCAATCCTCCAAACCATGCCGAGCCTTGAGGTTCTCAAATTATCAAACTGGGCCTGCAAGGGACAAATTTGGAACACTAGTGAACTTGAGGGGTTCTCTCAACTCAAGTACTTGAGGTTACAAGAGCTGGAAATCCAAGAATGGAATGCTTCCGAAGATCAATTTCCGAGACTTGAAGTCTTAGTGGTTAAACAATGCTTTTATCTGGAGCGGATCCCGATTGAGTTCGCTAATCTAAACGAACTTCGCGAAATCGAGGTGAGGAGGAGCTGTCGCTCCGTGGAGGAATCGGCCAGGAAGATTCAGGAAGAGCGAAGGAATACAAGAGGAGATGATGATTGCATAAATCTCTTGGCCTCGTCTAATATCTTTTAA